The Papio anubis isolate 15944 chromosome 1, Panubis1.0, whole genome shotgun sequence genome window below encodes:
- the HSD17B7 gene encoding 3-keto-steroid reductase isoform X1, with the protein MRKVVLITGASSGIGLALCKRLLAEDDELHLCLACRNRNKAEAVRASLLASHPTAEVTIVQVDISNLQSVFRASKELKQRFQRLDCIYLNAGIMPNPQLNIKALFFGLFSRKVIHMFSTAEGLLTQGDKITADGLQEVFETNVFGHFILIRELEPLLCHSDSPSQLIWTSSRNARKSNFSLEDFQHSKGKEPYSSSKYATDLLSVALNRNFNQQGLYSNVVCPGTALTNLTYGILPPFIWTLLMPAILLLRFFANAFTLTPYNGTEALVWLFHQKPESLNPLIKYLSATTGFGRNYIMTQKMDLDEDTAEKFYQKLLELEKHIRVTIQKTDNQAGHSGSCL; encoded by the exons ATGCGAAAGGTGGTTTTGATTACCGGCGCGAGCAG TGGCATTGGCCTGGCCCTCTGCAAGCGGCTGCTGGCGGAAGATGATGAGCTTCATCTGTGTTTGGCGTGCAGGAATAGGAACAAGGCAGAAGCTGTCCGTGCTTCTCTGCTGGCCTCTCACCCCACTGCTGAGGTCACCATTGTCCAGGTGGATATCAGCAACCTGCAGTCCGTGTTCCGGGCCtccaaggaacttaagcaaag GTTTCAGAGATTAGACTGTATATATCTAAATGCTGGGATCATGCCTAATCCACAGCTAAATATCAAAGCACTTTTCTTTGGCCTCTTTTCAAG AAAAGTGATTCATATGTTCTCCACAGCTGAAGGCCTGCTGACCCAGGGTGATAAGATCACTGCTGATGGACTTCAGGAGGTGTTTGAGACCAATGTCTTTGGCCATTTTATCCTG ATTCGGGAACTGGAGCCTCTCCTTTGTCACAGTGACAGTCCATCTCAGCTCATCTGGACATCGTCTCGCAATGCAAGGAAATCTAATTTCAGCCTCGAGGACTTCCAGCACAGCAAAGGCAAGGAGCCCTACAGTTCTTCCAAATATGCCACTGACCTTCTGAGTGTGGCTTTGAACAGGAACTTCAACCAGCAG GGTCTGTATTCCAATGTGGTGTGTCCAGGTACAGCACTGACCAATTTGACATATGGAATTCTGCCTCCCTTTATATGGACACTGTTGATGCCGGCAATATTGCTA cTTCGCTTTTTTGCAAATGCATTCACTTTGACACCATACAATGGAACAGAAGCGCTG GTATGGCTTTTCCACCAAAAGCCCGAATCTCTCAATCCTCTGATCAAATATCTCAGTGCCACCACTGGCTTTGGAAGAAATTACATTATGACTCAGAAG ATGGACCTAGATGAAGACACTGCtgaaaaattttatcaaaagttacTGGAACTGGAAAAGCACATTAGGGTCACTATTCAAAAGACAGATaatcaggctgggcatagtggctcatgcctgtaa
- the HSD17B7 gene encoding 3-keto-steroid reductase isoform X2 — MRKVVLITGASSGIGLALCKRLLAEDDELHLCLACRNRNKAEAVRASLLASHPTAEVTIVQVDISNLQSVFRASKELKQRKVIHMFSTAEGLLTQGDKITADGLQEVFETNVFGHFILIRELEPLLCHSDSPSQLIWTSSRNARKSNFSLEDFQHSKGKEPYSSSKYATDLLSVALNRNFNQQGLYSNVVCPGTALTNLTYGILPPFIWTLLMPAILLLRFFANAFTLTPYNGTEALVWLFHQKPESLNPLIKYLSATTGFGRNYIMTQKMDLDEDTAEKFYQKLLELEKHIRVTIQKTDNQAGHSGSCL, encoded by the exons ATGCGAAAGGTGGTTTTGATTACCGGCGCGAGCAG TGGCATTGGCCTGGCCCTCTGCAAGCGGCTGCTGGCGGAAGATGATGAGCTTCATCTGTGTTTGGCGTGCAGGAATAGGAACAAGGCAGAAGCTGTCCGTGCTTCTCTGCTGGCCTCTCACCCCACTGCTGAGGTCACCATTGTCCAGGTGGATATCAGCAACCTGCAGTCCGTGTTCCGGGCCtccaaggaacttaagcaaag AAAAGTGATTCATATGTTCTCCACAGCTGAAGGCCTGCTGACCCAGGGTGATAAGATCACTGCTGATGGACTTCAGGAGGTGTTTGAGACCAATGTCTTTGGCCATTTTATCCTG ATTCGGGAACTGGAGCCTCTCCTTTGTCACAGTGACAGTCCATCTCAGCTCATCTGGACATCGTCTCGCAATGCAAGGAAATCTAATTTCAGCCTCGAGGACTTCCAGCACAGCAAAGGCAAGGAGCCCTACAGTTCTTCCAAATATGCCACTGACCTTCTGAGTGTGGCTTTGAACAGGAACTTCAACCAGCAG GGTCTGTATTCCAATGTGGTGTGTCCAGGTACAGCACTGACCAATTTGACATATGGAATTCTGCCTCCCTTTATATGGACACTGTTGATGCCGGCAATATTGCTA cTTCGCTTTTTTGCAAATGCATTCACTTTGACACCATACAATGGAACAGAAGCGCTG GTATGGCTTTTCCACCAAAAGCCCGAATCTCTCAATCCTCTGATCAAATATCTCAGTGCCACCACTGGCTTTGGAAGAAATTACATTATGACTCAGAAG ATGGACCTAGATGAAGACACTGCtgaaaaattttatcaaaagttacTGGAACTGGAAAAGCACATTAGGGTCACTATTCAAAAGACAGATaatcaggctgggcatagtggctcatgcctgtaa
- the HSD17B7 gene encoding 3-keto-steroid reductase isoform X4 produces MRKVVLITGASSGIGLALCKRLLAEDDELHLCLACRNRNKAEAVRASLLASHPTAEVTIVQVDISNLQSVFRASKELKQRFQRLDCIYLNAGIMPNPQLNIKALFFGLFSS; encoded by the exons ATGCGAAAGGTGGTTTTGATTACCGGCGCGAGCAG TGGCATTGGCCTGGCCCTCTGCAAGCGGCTGCTGGCGGAAGATGATGAGCTTCATCTGTGTTTGGCGTGCAGGAATAGGAACAAGGCAGAAGCTGTCCGTGCTTCTCTGCTGGCCTCTCACCCCACTGCTGAGGTCACCATTGTCCAGGTGGATATCAGCAACCTGCAGTCCGTGTTCCGGGCCtccaaggaacttaagcaaag GTTTCAGAGATTAGACTGTATATATCTAAATGCTGGGATCATGCCTAATCCACAGCTAAATATCAAAGCACTTTTCTTTGGCCTCTTTTCAAG CTGA
- the HSD17B7 gene encoding 3-keto-steroid reductase isoform X3 encodes MMSFICVWRAGIGTRQKLSVLLCWPLTPLLRSPLSRWISATCSPCSGPPRNLSKAEGLLTQGDKITADGLQEVFETNVFGHFILIRELEPLLCHSDSPSQLIWTSSRNARKSNFSLEDFQHSKGKEPYSSSKYATDLLSVALNRNFNQQGLYSNVVCPGTALTNLTYGILPPFIWTLLMPAILLLRFFANAFTLTPYNGTEALVWLFHQKPESLNPLIKYLSATTGFGRNYIMTQKMDLDEDTAEKFYQKLLELEKHIRVTIQKTDNQAGHSGSCL; translated from the exons ATGATGAGCTTCATCTGTGTTTGGCGTGCAGGAATAGGAACAAGGCAGAAGCTGTCCGTGCTTCTCTGCTGGCCTCTCACCCCACTGCTGAGGTCACCATTGTCCAGGTGGATATCAGCAACCTGCAGTCCGTGTTCCGGGCCtccaaggaacttaagcaaag CTGAAGGCCTGCTGACCCAGGGTGATAAGATCACTGCTGATGGACTTCAGGAGGTGTTTGAGACCAATGTCTTTGGCCATTTTATCCTG ATTCGGGAACTGGAGCCTCTCCTTTGTCACAGTGACAGTCCATCTCAGCTCATCTGGACATCGTCTCGCAATGCAAGGAAATCTAATTTCAGCCTCGAGGACTTCCAGCACAGCAAAGGCAAGGAGCCCTACAGTTCTTCCAAATATGCCACTGACCTTCTGAGTGTGGCTTTGAACAGGAACTTCAACCAGCAG GGTCTGTATTCCAATGTGGTGTGTCCAGGTACAGCACTGACCAATTTGACATATGGAATTCTGCCTCCCTTTATATGGACACTGTTGATGCCGGCAATATTGCTA cTTCGCTTTTTTGCAAATGCATTCACTTTGACACCATACAATGGAACAGAAGCGCTG GTATGGCTTTTCCACCAAAAGCCCGAATCTCTCAATCCTCTGATCAAATATCTCAGTGCCACCACTGGCTTTGGAAGAAATTACATTATGACTCAGAAG ATGGACCTAGATGAAGACACTGCtgaaaaattttatcaaaagttacTGGAACTGGAAAAGCACATTAGGGTCACTATTCAAAAGACAGATaatcaggctgggcatagtggctcatgcctgtaa